From the Candidatus Micrarchaeota archaeon genome, the window CGAAGATATGTGATGAGATAACTGATCCGAACGCACGCGCCAGATGCAACAACAAGTTTATTTAGACGGTACAACAAATCCTCTCCTGACAGTACGTATCATGTCCGGTTGAAAGAGCATGAGAACGTAGACAGTTTGTGCCGATGAGAAAATTTTAATACTGCAGATGTTATTCTGTTAACTGTTTGCTCTCATGTGTGCAAGCGTTAAAGAGTTATGAGAGGTGTTATGTATGGATGCTGGAAACGTTGATGATGTGAATGAGGAGGTCAAAAAGATTAAATCGATGATATCTTCCGGTAGGTTTGAAGATGCGTTGGCTAAGATTAACGAACTGCTGAAGAGATTCAAACGTCCCGACCTTTATAACCTGCGTGCGATCATCTATGCGAAGAAGGGCGATTTCGAGAAGGCGCTCACTGATTACGATAGGGCGTTGGACCTTGATCCGGGTTCACATACCCTGGCGCTTAACAAGGCGTTTATGTTGTTCAGGTTGGGACGTTTGGACGAGGCGGACAGGTTTCTCACGGAACGGTTATCACGGATGGAAACACCAGAACTGTACGACCTCAGGGCACGTGTCAGACTGAGCAAAGGCGATTACAAAGGTTGTATGGAAGACATGGATCGCGCGTTGTCATTGAACCCGTTATCCAAACAGTTGCAGGAGAAACGTAAGGAATTGGTTAACGTGATCGTCTCGGGCATAGTTTCGGAGAAAAGTGCGGACATGTTGTACGATGAGGCTTACAAATTTTTCAAAGACAAGGATTACAGTGTTGCCGAAGAGATTATCGACCTCGCTCTTACGCTTAAGAAAGACCCGAAGTTTTACCAGTTGAAAGGTAGGGTTATGCTTGCTCAGGAATCTCCCGATGAGGCGTTGGAATGGTTTAAAAAGGTGCTTAAAACAGTAGGTAAATCGGACGGGTCGGATGTAAAACTGTTTGAGGTTTATCAAGATATCGCACGCGCGTACATGTCGAAAGGCGGTAAACCTATGAAAAAAGCGTTGAATTATTACAAAAAAGCGTTGAACCTCGCCCCAGAGAACAATGTTAAACTGATGTTGGAATACGCATCGGCACTTATCAAGAACGGAAAACCCGATGATGCTATACGTATACTGCAACGTGCGGCAAGGGAAGAACCCCATAACCCTTACGTGTATATACGACTGGGTGATGCGTACGCGCATAAACGTCTCTTTGATAAAGCTATCAAGTACTACGATAAAGCGATCGAGGTAGACCCGTTGAACCAGACCGCCTACGATAAGAAGGAGGACGCATTGATCGCCATGCGGTTCAACGTGGGTATCGATAACGAGAAAAATAAAACAGGGATGTACTGTTGAATGACCTATTGTTCGACCTTTGCTTTGCCTTCTTCTACAGGTACGTTCTCCTTTTTGATCGTGTCCTCCTCTACCTTCTCTTCTGTTTCTTCATCGGTTTCCGACCCTTCCTCACCGCCCGTAGCGATCTCTCTTATGACCTGTTCGACAACAGGGTTGAGTTGCGGTCCTTCCTTTCTCAG encodes:
- a CDS encoding tetratricopeptide repeat protein, which produces MDAGNVDDVNEEVKKIKSMISSGRFEDALAKINELLKRFKRPDLYNLRAIIYAKKGDFEKALTDYDRALDLDPGSHTLALNKAFMLFRLGRLDEADRFLTERLSRMETPELYDLRARVRLSKGDYKGCMEDMDRALSLNPLSKQLQEKRKELVNVIVSGIVSEKSADMLYDEAYKFFKDKDYSVAEEIIDLALTLKKDPKFYQLKGRVMLAQESPDEALEWFKKVLKTVGKSDGSDVKLFEVYQDIARAYMSKGGKPMKKALNYYKKALNLAPENNVKLMLEYASALIKNGKPDDAIRILQRAAREEPHNPYVYIRLGDAYAHKRLFDKAIKYYDKAIEVDPLNQTAYDKKEDALIAMRFNVGIDNEKNKTGMYC